In Osmerus eperlanus chromosome 4, fOsmEpe2.1, whole genome shotgun sequence, the sequence CCAGCACtggagggtgaggctggagctggTGGACATGGCCGACCACCTGTTGGCCAACTGTAGTGTTTCcctgggagagtgtgtgggctCCCTGCTGGAGACCCTGGTCGGGGGGGTGAATGACGaggaggccagggtgagggagagatgtgaggccGCGCTCCGGGGAGTGGCGGGGAGGAGCCAGGGCTGTGGGCGGGGTCAGACCTTCAGTGACGTCCTATCAGAGAGCCTCCACAGCCTGGCCACCTCGCTGCCTCGGCTCATGAGGACGTCGGATGACCAGCGCAAGCTGTTCATCCTCAATGTGTTCCTGGGCTACCTGAAGGTACAcgaacgtgcacacacacacacacacacacacactctacacatctTCACTACATACCTCTTGTCTGTTTCTACATGACATATTGTTATGGAATTACAGTCCTTAAAGGCACAAAGCACATTTCTTCCCCTGTCTAATcttaacctctcctctcccttctcctgtgTACAGGTGCTGGgtccggctgtgtgtgtggtgctggccTCTGCCACTCACCTCCAGCGCGTCTCCCAGGCGCTCCTGCAGGTTCTGGAGCTGGACGTCACCGACGTCCGCATCGTAGAGGAGCGGAGCCAGCGCGTCGCCATGGAGACAGACGCCGCGGGGACGAGCGTTGTCGCGCCCTCTCAGAGGAAACACTTCCTGTACTTCACGGATGAGCGGATCTTTGCCATACTGGTCGAGATATGCTGGATGCTGGGTTACCATGGCGATGTCTACCTGCTGACGGACCACTTCCTGGATCGGTACCGGGAGTCGCAGGCGTACAGGAAGCAGGCGGCGCTGGTCCTGAAGGAGCTGGTGGCCGGGGCTGccgggatgggggtggggaggagctgggggggtcagggggaggaggcggaggggcaGGGCTACGCCCCTAATCTAGAGGAACTGAGGGCGGTGGTGGGGACCATCATAGAGGAGTACACCAGCCTGGCCAACTGGCACCTGGCCACCAGCCAGGAAACAGACTCAGATCCAGACAAGCAGGACCAGCATGGAAGCCCCAGACTCCTCTCCATATCCAGCCATGCTGACAGACgccccctccagctccagctcgtAAATGGGTCTGGAGCGGCTCCCATCCAGCTGGGGCCCCGGGCCCCCACAGTCCACCAGCTGAACAGCAACATCTGGCAGCTCTGCCTGCAGCTGGAGGGGATCGGCTGCTTCGCCCAGGCCCTGGGCCCCGCCTTCCGTCCGCTGCTGATGACATCGCTGTACTCTGTGCTGGAGAAGGCAGGGGAGGAGTCGGTGCTGGTGAGCCAGGCGGCGCTGGGCGCCATGTGGGCGGCGTCTGAGGCCTGCGGCTACGGCTCCTTGACGGAGCTGATCAACGCCAACGCCGACTACCTGGTGAACGACGTGTCGCTCAACCTGCAGAGGCTGGCTCTGCACCCGCAGGTAGGGCCCATGGACACGTCAGAACAGTGCTTACAGCAAAACAGGAACTTGACAGTTCTGTCTGTTAGTTAGAATATCTCTGCACATAGAAGGTATCTGAGACTTTGTCGTGCATGACTGTCAACGTGAACATGCTTGAACGGTCCCCAGGCCCCCCGGGTGCTGTCCGTCATGTTCCTCCACTCTGaccccagcctgctgcccctGCTGGGGGACCTGGTGCAGGACCTGCTGCTGGCCCTGGACCTCAGCTACGACCACAGAGCCCCCCTGTTCTGCTGCGTGCTGCACAGCCTCCTCAAGGCCCTGGGTGAGGACACACGGACAGGAGCCCTGGACAATGTTACTGCTGTACCCTCTTAGCCGAACCACGTCTGCCTCTTATACCCTGTTTGGCGCCAATCATGTTTTTGCTGATTCAAAGTAGAGCCAGGATAGTGAATACATGATGATGAGAGTCAGCATGAAACCTCATATCAGTAGAGATTAAAGTTGGGTTAGAGACTAACATAGCTTATAACACCAGCAGATTACAATCCCAGTCCTAGTCCATAACCCTGCTATCTGCCCCCAGCCCGATGGTTCCCCTCAACCAGAGGAGGGACCGCCGAACCAAACAGAACCAAGATGGCGTCTGAGGACCAGGAAGTTCTGGACGTGCGTCACTTCCTGCAGGACTACCAGAGACAGAAGCAGCTGGCAGAGGgcacctggggggaggaggaggaggctggggaaaCGGAGCTCCCAGGTAGCAGGGAACTGTAGTCTGGAGGGGGAGACGTACAGTACACCATCAGGGTTGTGGGCTTGATTCCTTCATGGGCCACATATATGATGTAGTATCTAATTGATTACGGTGTTTTGGATGGAACCATGTCAACGACCCGTGTGCAGGCCCATATATCTATGCGGTGTCACCGACACAGTATTGAAATAAGATCGTGAAGTTGCACTGAGGTAGAAGAGGCTGCGCAAGACGTGTATATTTATCAACGGGATCCTTGGTTGCCGTGTGATTTGGTGTTGTCTTCTAGACCCTTCAGTTGCtacggagacagagacagagggtccTGACGTGAAGGCGGAGCTGCCGGCCCACCTGGCCATCGCTAAAGATGTCATGGTGCGCTGCACCCACCTGCTCTCCCATCCCAGCCTCAGGCTCAGGctcaaggtgtgtgtgctcctggaggtggatggaggggtgtggaggtatTCAGGTTTGCatataacagtgtgtgtgtgtgtgtgtgtgtgtgtgttgcaggtgctGGACAtcttggagctgtgtgtgtgtgtgctgagtgagagggaggacgaGTTACTGCCCATGGCCCACCGCTGCTGGCACCCCCTCCTGTTGAGACTCACTACAGATGATCCCCTGGCCGTCCTCAGAGCCTTCAGGGTAGCTACCTGGCCCTAACCATCGTCTAAACCCCTAATCCCACCGTAATGCAGTGGGATTCTTGAATGGGCGTATGCATTGAATGGGGTGTCAATTCAGCCGCTCATGTGCATTTGCGTGTGTCCTCCAGGTGCTGTGTACGCTGGGGGAGACTTGCGGGGATTTCCTGAGGAAGCGGGTGTCGAAGGAGGTGCTTCCCAAACTGACAAGCTCGCTGACCAATCAGGCTCCAGTCAGTGCCAGGGCGGGGCCAATCTACAGCCATACCCTTGCCTACAAGCTGCAgctggctgtgctgcaggggctGGGGTCCCTCTGCCTTAGACTAGACCTGggtaggtcacacacacacaaacacactcttctCACACTAGAGCTGGAAAAGCGATATGCCCCCTCTGCACCACTAGGTGTCAGGCTCCAACTGGTTCAACAGAGCTTGTTCTGTCCCCCAGAATGTATGGGAGGGTGTGTAGCAATGTCCCCCACAAGACAAGCAGCTCCCAGGGGACTGGAGCTGGAAATATGCCGATATAGGGagttggagggaggaagagaaagaaagagaatgggaagggggagggggggtgctagATTATATATTATGGTTTGGGGGCATTACACTGTGTTGGAGTTGCCATGGTTATGAAACGTacccagggagaaagagaggaagaggtggagagattgagggagggagggaagcaggctgttcccCTGACTGCTATTACCCTGCTCCACTACAGCTCCGTTCAGCcagttcctctctcctttctctgttctcctctcttatcgctctctcttttcatcggAGCTTAGAGACAGACATGACTGTTATACACTCAATAAATGTGATAAAGCAATAAATGTGATATTCAGGATATCATGTATGTCCCTGTTTGTTGGTACTTACTGTtaccacatactgtatatgtgtgtgtgtgtgtgtgtgcgcgtgtgtgtgttttcatgcacAGGTGAATCCGACCTGAACTCAGTGTGTGAAGCCTGTCTTCCATACTTGAGCTGCAGACAGCCAGCTAAACTACAGGACGCCTGTCTCAGGTAAACCTGGAGGTGGCTGCATCAAAGTGATCAGATGAACAGACCGACCTCATGATACCCTTAGTCATACTCACCAGTGGAATtaactctcccctcctttcctcccatcCCTCGTTCATCTCCCTTCGTCtgtccttcatccctctctcctctcctcctgcgcaGTGTGTTCCGTCAGCTGACCCAAGTCGACCCGGACGCTCTGTGGTTGACCCTGAATGAGCTCCACTGCCCACACTcctacaccccaccccaccctgaccTCGAGCCTGTCGTACTGAGTGGGCAGGGCAGTGCGAGGAACGAGTTCACCGACAACGTCCTCAGACTATTGGAAGAATTTGACTTACCTCAGAAACACCTGTGAACCAGCCAGGAGCAGTTATGAGGAACTCTGATTATGATTGGCTGGTAGCTTTGTTTTGTGGAGCTGGTCGATTCTAACAAATAACACAAAGTGTACAGTATCTCCACTTTCCTTTCTGAATGTAAAATATGATGTAATGCAAATGAATATTACTCTGAAATAATACAATCATTTTCTTGACCTTGTTAATGCCAAAGTAACTGTAACACACAAAGTactccgcacccccccccccccccctcatgttgTGGCATCACAATggatgctgccccccccccccatgttgtGACATCATAACGGATGCTGGCTCTTGGGAGGCAGGAAGCCTGGCTGccaggtgtgttctgtgtttagCCAGCTAGCGTTTAATCTCTGACATACTCAGCCATTTATCCTGCTGCCAGCTCCTCCCCATAGCATCATTACTCACTGGCAGGGTGGGCTGTGGCAGcctttatacacacactcacacacagacacacaggctcatACTGACGATAGTAGATACAAGTTGATTTAAGCCCATATGCAAGTCCCATTCACAGCATACAgagccatgcacacacagacagctccaTTCACCCAGCACAGGCCTGTAACACCATCAAGAACCATGGCCCTGTCTCCTACAAATGGCACAGTCTTTCATTATACAATTTATTAGATTTGATAAAGGCGTACACATGGGGTCAAACACTGTAGAAGAAATGTCCTGACATTATGACAATGATACAAAACATCAAAGCAAATTTTAGAAGAGATATAGTCCCGTCTCTCATCCTGAATGGGCAGGGCGACTTAGAAGCTATTGGACCAATGAAACTAGAATGGAAACTCACGAGAAACACCCACATTACTCCGAGCGGCTGCTTTGACAGTCTGGGGGATGCAGTACGTCTGTATTTAGCAACATGGGCGAGTCCAGTGGAAAGCAGTTAGGACAACACAAAATGAGTGTATCATCGTTCCCTAGCATTCTCATCTCACAAGGAGGACTGCCTAAaggaccctctccctccaggggcTGGGAAGAGGGGATTACCAGCTTTATGGCACCAACGCTTCTCAGAGCACTGCCCACGCGGCGCGACCAGGGAACACAGATGGACAGCGGTGCTGCGTGAGGGTTGTGAACAGCCAAGCAGCAGACAGACCAAAGCGGTCAAATTCAGAAGTCAGAACTACGAGTTCAAAGAAGGGGTCTCCTACCAACCCTAAATGGATCAACCTACTTAACATGCACTTGTTACATTTGTATACAATAATATATACAGTGTGGATAacctagaagagagagagaggaagggggttaCTCTGAGAATGGGAGCACAAGGCTGGTGACAAGCCAGGGGGGGGAAACAGATGTTCAGAAGTGGAGgggtttgttgttttgttgtgttgGCTACAGCGTAGAGACACAGGGCTGGGCATGAGCCAGACAGAGGCTAGACTAGGCCAAAGAGAGGCCTCTATGGCACACAGCTGTCTATGCAGTCACTTGGGCTGTGGCTCTCCCCAGACCTCTTCCTCGCCTCCTTGCCTGCCTGGATGGAGCTGTgctgggctgctgctgctgctggaagcccctgctcctggaggtgggtgtggtggtgggggtggtgaccACCAGAGCTGATGGCTGACTTGGTGCTATCCTGCTGAGGGTTGAGGCTGGCACCATGGTAGCCCACCTCCTGGTCCTGGTGTCTCTCTGGGAGGACCTGTAGGTAGGCCCGGGCACGGTGGTGGCGGGCTGTGGTGTCGCTGAGATCGATGACACGACACTCGTACGTGCCCTCATCTGACGGCTTCACACTGGAGAGGCGGAGCTTGTGGGAGATGTTGCTGCCAGCCACTTTGACCACCTTCAACAGAGGGGCAACAGTTTACTGGTCGTGATCCAAGAGGTCTGTGATGAAGGGCTGATTTCCAGAAAACAGATCAAATATCTCTTAGAATATTTGTCTGGCCTttgtcacacacccacacagaaacagggaggcaacacacaaagagataggcaacactcacacacaaacactctcacacacacacagataggcaacacacactcacacacacacacatacaggaacagGGAGgcaacatacacactcacatacacacacacacacaaaggaacagtAACCTGGCCCtatgagaccccccccccccccccctctcttctgggATGTTATTTGCACGGACGCAGCAGCTGGTGATAAATATAacacctcctcatctctccgcTCCCAGGTAGCAGGCCTGCCTGTGTCTGGGTGTCTCCTGAGGCTAATCAGGCAGGAGCACAGCATCACACTCAGAAAACACACCAGCTGCAGTCCCACACAGTCTGAACAAACCAGAGTTATACAGACACTAAAGATCACAGGCTCATACAGGCTCATACAGGCTCATAGCCTCTGTAGATTCAGACACAGCAGCCAGTAGGCAGGGCTGAGATCATGATAAACTATTATCACTAGGTGATAATAGTTTAGACATATCCAATACAATAGACATATCCAATACAATAGACATATTTAAACTTGATAAATGTATAGTCTTCTACTTCTATTTAATTCCAATTTACTGCTCTTCAGAGGTGAGAAATAAACAATAAGGACAATAACAAAGATAAACAGCATAGAAAGACAATGCAAGACACTCACACTGATTTTAGTGGCATCTTTAGGCTTGTAATCCTGGGGCACAACCTGTAAAAGATTGAGATAAACAATGCTGTAATAAAACAAAAAGCATTTTCTCCATTAGTTCACATTATCTACAGTTTTCTCAAAGGTAATTTGAATCTTCCCACCTGATTGGTTTCCCAAGGCTGCTTGTCTGACCAATCCTTCTGGTTCCTGATGTACCACCACTGAATCTCCAGCGAATAGGAAGGTGTCCCCGCCCCCCGGAAGGAGCAGGCCATCTCCACATCCTGCCCCCGCTGGACGCTCAGGTCCTGGGGCACCTCTGTGAACATCgctggaggggacaggggagaaggaacgtgtacattttacatttacatttagtcatttagcagacgctcttatccagatcgacttacagtaagtacagggacattctccccgaggcaagtagggtgaagtgccttgcccaaggacacaacgtcatttggcacggtcggggatcgaaccaacaaccttctgattaatagcccgactccctaaccgctcagccatctgatgccCCATTTTAAATTAGGCCTCGTATTTACAGTACTTAAGTTATCTTACAATACTTGTTTTATCTCTCTTCATATTTTTACTTACTATGTTTATGGTTATGCACCAACTTACCAAAGCAAAACTCCTTGTACTTGTGACATTATGTCACACATTACTTGTGACCTTGTACTTACAAGCAGATAAAGGGGACCCcggttctgattctgattaacaCCACCCCTAAACATGTCCACTACCCAGGAAGAGAACAGCAGGCTTCCTATAGTTACGTATATCAGCATGTCAGCCATGTTGTGTCGGTTTGGTCCTGGATCTCTCAGAAGGGAGGGTAGAGACAGATGATCTCTATGCATGCACATCCACAATATCAGAATAcccttctccaccctccccttcctctcctctcctttctaatCATCTTCTTgcagccacagacagacactcttGAATACCAATGCCTGTCCTGTCTGAGTTGGCTGAGGGCTAGAGATGAAGCCATGGTAGATCACAATGGTCTATGGCCAGATGGAAGTCTCTATACAGTAAACGCTATTTGTCTCTGTGTATATCAGCTTATATAGCTATATATAGCTCTTGGCAACTAAACCTAGCTTGATAataagataagagagagagagagagagagagagagagagagagagagagagagagagagagagagagagagagagagagagagagagagagagagagagagagagagagagagagagagagagagagagagagagagagaggaagagagacagagaggaagagagagagagagagagagagagagagagagagagagagagagagagagacagagaggaagagagagagggacggaacGACAGAGGCAAAGGGAGAAGCAGCTCTCCCAATCACTCCAGGAAAAAAGGAGAAACAATCAAAGGAGTCCCACAGGTTCAAACCAGAGGGGAGTCCCCATGCCAAACTTGTTCTGCGACTGTCCCATCTCCGTCCAGCGGATCCCCTCAGCAGGGCTGCCACTCGCAGACACTCCAGCAGACCTCAGCCCCTGCTGTCCTGCTACTCTGGCTAAGTCCTTGTCTTTAAACCAAAGGTCAAACATGGTTTGCTCTGCCAGTAAACAAGGCAGGGAGATGGTCAAGGACAGGCCATCTTATTGTATGGAAACTCAATAATACAACGGCCCCTGCAAGTAAATGAGAATGCGGTCGAATACCATGACGATGAGAGGCAAGTTTGTGATTTTGGTACTAGAAGTGTTTCCAGCCAGATAGACACAGCATTTGAATGCACTGTAACAAATCCATAAAAGGACCATCAGAGACCTAGCTCTCTGACCAGTGTAACTGTGACAACAACCATCTCTTCTTTCTTATCTGTGTATTTGTGGACTGGTATTGTGCCCTGTCGGGAGCACATAAAGGGGCTGTTTTGAAGTTGGACATGACACATCCATACACTCAAACACGGATTAgaggcacgcgcacacacacacacacacacacacacacacacacacacacacacacacacacacacacacacacatacactggaggaaggaggtaaggagagagagaaggaagagatatTTTGTGTAAGATAACTTATATCAGATATAAGTTAAGATAAGATATATGACACAAGAgatagggaggtggagaggaactggaggaaagaaagaaagagagatggtgtTGGAGGAAGGTTAGGAGGTGGTCAGCAGGATAGGAGATACAGAAAAAACGTGGCTTTCATTTATTTATAACATGGGAGCTTCCCTTAAGCCTCCcagcttccctctccttctccatgctCTTTGGGGACTGCATTTCCTACGCAGCGCTGTGCAAATATATCATTGTAACCTTTCTCTGACATTGTAAGGTGACTGAGGAGATAATATTATCCTCCTGTAAGATCCACATGGAGAGAGTTTCAGAGAGAGTGactgagaaaaagaaaaatgtgaaatagagcttctctttctcttgcctCCACTCTGCAGTCATCTTtttggaaccacacacacacacacacctacacccagAGAGCCACACCGAGGCACACAAACTTTCTTTGTCCTGCACCAGCGGGACAGCATTCATTTAAAATTGTTGTTCATTGGCGTTAGCCTACTAATGCATAGAGCCTTCTGGATGccaactccctctctccagcctgagCCAGCCCCACGCCAACAACACAGTCctaacccaaccccaaccctcgtTCCAAACCGTAAAAGCTTTTTTTCAGCTTTGGCCCGGCCGAGACATCGGCTCACTGACAGCACTGAAGCACACTTCCACCTGAATtatgcctcctctgctccttctctcctccagcgTTCCCgaaccaggtctcctggggccTCCTGACACGGACAATAAGGAATAAACTAGGCCTCTGTAGAGAACATGAAGTCAAGCGGGTTTAACAAGATagccctcttcttctctttctctccctccgtccatcgTGACGGTGATAAATGGTGCACCTCATCAGCCATGAAGGTAAGCAGACAGGAGAGCCGGCCGataatggagagagacagagagaccgaaagagggaaagagagagagagagagaggaagacagagaaggaataagaaagggagagaggaacacagagatgcacagagaatgagaataagagagagagaggaacagacagaaagagacaagaGTGATGAGAGACGAgaatgaagagacagagaaggggtgACTGATTGGAAAAAAACGAGACATTAGAATCCATGAGAAGGAAAGGAAGCTCGACAGAGTGACACAAACTCTGACACACCGTGTTAACTAGAATAACAGCCGTGAAAGAGTCGGATTTCATAATTGTACGCCATCGCAGATATGGAGATTCAACAAGTTCAACAAGTCCGAAACAGACTGTgttgtctcattctctctctctctccctctctttctcacttctcTCATCCCTTTTTCTCAGTTTCAGGCTGCGAATCAGAAGTACCAGTCTCAATATGACGTACTTCATAACATCAATTGCAGCTCCAGGTTTGTGAAGACAGTTTTGACACAGTCAGAGTTGTCTTGTTCACCTCGCCCTGTGCCTTGACAGGCTTGGCCGGCCAATAGGGTGGCAGACGGAATGTGACGCCACACATAAGCCCGCCCTCTTTTCCACAACCATACAAGGCTCCGTCATGTCGATAGCAGGACCCATGTGACAGGTACAACCGTGAACTTTCCCTCCGACACCCCCTGACTGGACAAACGGACAGTGCCGCTCCTCTGGAAGGACAGCCAGCATGTGTCACCCCATCAGAGTTCAGCCAGGGagccggtgagagagagaaagactgcagCGCTAATGAAGAGAGGTGACGGCTCCTCTGCTGGGCGGGAGGCGGTGTGTTCCCTCAGCCCATGTGACGCCACAGTGAATGTCACGTAGCGTCCCTCAGCACTACCAAGGGGCACCACTACCCAAACTGTACTCGTACTTTCCCCTAGGCCCGGGGAAATATCACACCAGCCCTCCGTAATcaacacgcgcacgcacactgtATTTGGAGAAGCTACCGATAAGACTCTCTGCTTCTTCCACCCTGTGTTGGCCAGCAGACCGGTCCTGCCTAGTCGCCCAGGACAGGAAACAGGGCAACGTGAGCGGTAGTGCGTCTCACAGAAGATAAGTGCCacatcttctttctctctctcctctccctggctcACTCCCACTCGTTCTCCCATCTTGCTTCTCCATTAGAGGGATATCAGAGGGAACACATGACATgtataaatgcataaataaatatataaactgTTCAGATGGATCACCAGTCTAAAGGGACTTCTCAGGGCGCTCCACCAaactgcttcctgtctgaccgactggttggctggctgaggGACTGTTTGTTGGCGTGAAGTGGAGAAACATgaaagggagaggcagggtttGGATGTGTTCTGTAACTCAGATGCTCCTGTGAACTAAAGCTCTCCGAGGAGCTAAAGGGAGAAAATGAGAAACAGCCACTCTGACTGCAAGCTGACCCTTTAGCTGGTAATGGCCTGCTTTTGAAGTCAGTGTTTAGGAGAttgttagaaagagagagcgagagcgcgagagtgagggagagagcgagggagagacaggggaatagagagaaagagggagaaagagagatgagggagacacTCTTGACAAaggcaggagagaagaagaggaagcagTGAAGGAGAGCTTGCTTCAAGATAACAGTATGTTGCTAATCTACCAAGAAGTACATGCCACAGCTGGTTAGTCCAGTCTAAGAGCCAATATCATGACCAGGTGCAGCAGAGCCCtcacagtgcagagtacccTGCAGCATCAGGTTCAAGCCCCAGACCAGAGatatctgtctccctgcctccctgcctctgaggCACACAGCTAAGCCTTCCAGGGTCCTTATCAAACACTGAGCTCCAGCAAGCTTCCCAGCTGCCAACCTCTTTCTCattcccctaacccccccccttccccctccctccctcccccctaaccctaacccctcgccgcccccctccctccctccctaccccccccaccGCGCcctccctaaccccaaccccccctcccttctctctctctgtccctctcgctccctctctctccctctctctccctctctctcccactctctccctctctctccctctctctcccactctctcccactctctccctctcagcgtGAGCCTGAGCTTAATGAATAGTCAACACAAACTGCTGAGGTTGGAACAGGATACAGAGCTGCAGGGAGTAGGGAAAGGACAAGGAGACAACAAGACTCGGGCAGGAAGAAAGGCTAGTGGACGGACGGTCAGGAGGACAGACGGACACAAAGGTGACCCACATAGGTTCAGTTCAGTTATTTTATGGAGGGGAGAAACAAGGTGTGTTCAGTCCAGAGGGTTtaaacaacacagctctctgtttcCGTTCCTCCGTGGAGTACGGGCTCCTCAGCTCTTAAGTGATTCATTAATTCCATTGATTAGCTCGCTAATCCTCCCGTCTTAAATGAGATGTTAATTGAAGAGTACCCATCTAATGAGCAGCTGCTCCAGACGGCCGCGTTTAGAAACTCTGTCGTGAAGAACAAActgttttcctttcattatctcctcatctcctgtcCGCCTCGCCCGTGCAACTGGGAGCTACCTGCCACTGGGGACAACTGACCCAACCCACCGTTCAGCTGCCTGCCTGGAagaggcacagacacaagcaAATAGCTG encodes:
- the LOC134018222 gene encoding V-set and transmembrane domain-containing protein 2-like protein, which produces MGAFGMIVGTLHYMGLYIQLSATSRPNGHTEVENHLTGNAMFTEVPQDLSVQRGQDVEMACSFRGAGTPSYSLEIQWWYIRNQKDWSDKQPWETNQVVPQDYKPKDATKISVVKVAGSNISHKLRLSSVKPSDEGTYECRVIDLSDTTARHHRARAYLQVLPERHQDQEVGYHGASLNPQQDSTKSAISSGGHHPHHHTHLQEQGLPAAAAAQHSSIQAGKEARKRSGESHSPSDCIDSCVP
- the tti1 gene encoding TELO2-interacting protein 1 homolog, whose protein sequence is MAQINDPKIAFAYLRPACVLLTRQPSVANVETLGGQLRDVDDATLQQLQDYVLFPLRFVLKQPAPRKDGLVEAVAEAMAYLLETTCVQSWDTLRDLLSELCLCLCSPTDPGKPAPATSEEVRVAVLRCLDALLHAAYGDIVFRLFEPSMLPGLGAAISLLLALGEQDKSRGVQVAALRCLQALTLRCDCPQDHVEVSGEEARVLGSTLASFLPGITMALTRIVSGDMRQGHAVTARALRLWSRMVGLVLADSQLQGAGADARPGLELGRVGELMVQRTEDWVRGTSGRLALLLRKIISCCSAHQHWRVRLELVDMADHLLANCSVSLGECVGSLLETLVGGVNDEEARVRERCEAALRGVAGRSQGCGRGQTFSDVLSESLHSLATSLPRLMRTSDDQRKLFILNVFLGYLKVLGPAVCVVLASATHLQRVSQALLQVLELDVTDVRIVEERSQRVAMETDAAGTSVVAPSQRKHFLYFTDERIFAILVEICWMLGYHGDVYLLTDHFLDRYRESQAYRKQAALVLKELVAGAAGMGVGRSWGGQGEEAEGQGYAPNLEELRAVVGTIIEEYTSLANWHLATSQETDSDPDKQDQHGSPRLLSISSHADRRPLQLQLVNGSGAAPIQLGPRAPTVHQLNSNIWQLCLQLEGIGCFAQALGPAFRPLLMTSLYSVLEKAGEESVLVSQAALGAMWAASEACGYGSLTELINANADYLVNDVSLNLQRLALHPQAPRVLSVMFLHSDPSLLPLLGDLVQDLLLALDLSYDHRAPLFCCVLHSLLKALARWFPSTRGGTAEPNRTKMASEDQEVLDVRHFLQDYQRQKQLAEGTWGEEEEAGETELPDPSVATETETEGPDVKAELPAHLAIAKDVMVRCTHLLSHPSLRLRLKVLDILELCVCVLSEREDELLPMAHRCWHPLLLRLTTDDPLAVLRAFRVLCTLGETCGDFLRKRVSKEVLPKLTSSLTNQAPVSARAGPIYSHTLAYKLQLAVLQGLGSLCLRLDLGESDLNSVCEACLPYLSCRQPAKLQDACLSVFRQLTQVDPDALWLTLNELHCPHSYTPPHPDLEPVVLSGQGSARNEFTDNVLRLLEEFDLPQKHL